From Nocardioides faecalis:
CCGCAGATGATCGACACCGGGACGGCGGCGAGCCGCTCCACGAAGTCGAACTTGTCCAGGCTGGCGAAGTGCGGGAAGAAGTCGGCGACCGTCTCGAACGGGGTGGCGCCGAGCATCTTGTCGACGAACTCGACGTAGCTGGCGGGCACGTCCTCGCCGAACGCGAGCCGGTCGGTGGCCACGGTCGCGGCCGCCCGGGCGGAGCGGCGCGCGGCGTCGACGACGCCGTGGCGCAGCCGCAGCGTGCGCACCACGCGACTGGTGAGCGGACCGGTCAGCCGTGCCGGCAGCATCGGCAGCAGGATCCGGCCGGGGTCCAGGCCGCCGGCGGTGGTGGAGATCAGCGCCGCGCCCACCACGCGCTCCCCGATCAGCTCGGGGAATTGCTCGGCGAACGCGATGATCGTCATCCCGCCCATCGAGTGGCCCACCAGCACGACCGGGCCGTCGGGGGCGACGGAGTCGATGACCTCCTTGAGGTCGCGGCCGAGCTGGTCGATGTTGGAGTGCTCGCGGGTGGAGTCGTCGGAGCGCCCGTGGGAGCGCTGGTCGTAGTAGACGCTGCGGACCAGGCCACGGTAGGCGGCGCGCTGGAAGTGCCAGCAGTCCAGGTTGAGGCAGAAGCCGTGCACGAACACGACGGTGACGTCCGGGTCGCGGCGACCGACCCGGCGCAGCAGCCGGTCGGCCGTGCCCGGGGTGCCGGGGTCGACCTCGTCGACCTCGACGTGCAGGTTCACCCCGTCGCTGGCCACGACCGTCACCGCCGGCGAACGGAGGCTGCCGAACGACACGTCGTCCCCGGCGCGCCGGCTGATCTGCCGCTGCTGGCGCAGCACGCCGATCGCGGTCCCGGCCGCGGCGACCCCGAGCACGCCGGCCAGCGAACCGGCCAGCGAACCGGCCAGCCTTCCCCGTCCGTGCCCGCTCCCGTGCCTGCTCCCCTGCCTGCTCATCGCAACCCCACGTGCGTCCGGCTCATCCGCCCACCGATCCTGGTCACGATCTCGTAGTTGATGGTGCCGCAGGCCTGGGCCCAGTCCTGCGCGGTCGGTCCGCCCGCGGACCGCGGCCCGAAGACCACCACCTCGGTCCCGATCTCGGGCCGGTCGCCGTCGAGGTCGACCACGACCTGGTCCATGCACACGGTGCCACGGATGGGCCGCAGGCGCCCGCCGATGCCCACCCGGGCGGCGGCCTCCGGCTCCCCGGGCCGCGAGGCGCTGCGCGGGATGCCCTCGCCGTACCCGACGGGGACCAGGCCCAGCGTGGTGGGCCGCTCGGCGACCCAGTGCTGGCCGTAGGAGACCGCGTCGCCCTCGTGCGCGTCCTTGACCATCATCAGCGGGGCCCGCACGGTCATCGCCGGCACCAGCCCGATGTCGGGCGTGTGGCCCGGGGCCGGGTCGAGGCCGTAGAGCGCGATGCCGCAGCGGACCGCGTCGTAGCGGGCTGAGGGCCGCAGGATCGCTGCGGCGGAGTTGGCGAGGTGGCGCATCAGCGACGTCAGCCCGTGCGCCTCCGCGAGCGCGACGGCCTCGTCGAACACCGCCTCCTGCTCGGCGTTGGCCGGGTGCTCCGGCTCGTCGGCGCAGGCGAGGTGGGACCAGATGCCGGTGACCTGCCACTGCCCCGCCTCCTCGCCGGCGCGGGCGCGGGCGAAGACGTCGGGCCAGGCGGCGCGCGGGATGCCGCCACGGGTCAGGCCGGTGTCGACCTTGAGCTGCACCCGAGCCGGTCGTCCGGCGCGGTCCGCGGCGGCGGCGATCGCGTCCAGCTCGGCCACCGAGTAGGCACTGAGGTCGATGCCGGCGGCGACGGCGGCGGCGTACGTCGCGCCCGGGGTCACCTCCGGGGACGAGATCCAGCACAGCAGCGGGCCGTCCAGGCCGGCCTCGCGCAGCACCAGTGCCTCCTCGACGGTGGCGGTGGCGAGCCACTGCGCACCGCCGGCGCGGGCCGCCCGGGCGCTCTCCA
This genomic window contains:
- a CDS encoding alpha/beta fold hydrolase, which encodes MSRQGSRHGSGHGRGRLAGSLAGSLAGVLGVAAAGTAIGVLRQQRQISRRAGDDVSFGSLRSPAVTVVASDGVNLHVEVDEVDPGTPGTADRLLRRVGRRDPDVTVVFVHGFCLNLDCWHFQRAAYRGLVRSVYYDQRSHGRSDDSTREHSNIDQLGRDLKEVIDSVAPDGPVVLVGHSMGGMTIIAFAEQFPELIGERVVGAALISTTAGGLDPGRILLPMLPARLTGPLTSRVVRTLRLRHGVVDAARRSARAAATVATDRLAFGEDVPASYVEFVDKMLGATPFETVADFFPHFASLDKFDFVERLAAVPVSIICGTADRLTSVGHSRKLHSRLPGSQLLECEGAGHMVIMERHDLVNSELDQLITAATARAAER
- the alr gene encoding alanine racemase, producing the protein MSRTTAPLGPAEIVVDLDAIRANAEVLREISGVPLIAVVKADGYGHGMVESARAARAGGAQWLATATVEEALVLREAGLDGPLLCWISSPEVTPGATYAAAVAAGIDLSAYSVAELDAIAAAADRAGRPARVQLKVDTGLTRGGIPRAAWPDVFARARAGEEAGQWQVTGIWSHLACADEPEHPANAEQEAVFDEAVALAEAHGLTSLMRHLANSAAAILRPSARYDAVRCGIALYGLDPAPGHTPDIGLVPAMTVRAPLMMVKDAHEGDAVSYGQHWVAERPTTLGLVPVGYGEGIPRSASRPGEPEAAARVGIGGRLRPIRGTVCMDQVVVDLDGDRPEIGTEVVVFGPRSAGGPTAQDWAQACGTINYEIVTRIGGRMSRTHVGLR